Proteins encoded in a region of the Phaenicophaeus curvirostris isolate KB17595 chromosome 1, BPBGC_Pcur_1.0, whole genome shotgun sequence genome:
- the ZNF800 gene encoding zinc finger protein 800, with protein sequence MPLRDKCCQTDHHHHGCCEPVHLLEPGDPPLLQQPLQTSKSGIQQIIECFRSGTKQLKHILLKDVDTIFECKLCRSLFRGLPNLITHKKFYCPPSLQMDDNLPDINDKQSQAINDLLEAIYPRVDKQEYVIKLRPIESNQNAVFQYVSGTDSPDENTESSGTPDQAPIQVQEPSTEQPKTVSVSAPIPAGETVELPPADPVTNKAVPTPEEELPAVNPESDSVDNSDFSHQLICCLCRKEFHSRRSVRRHIRKVHKEKMEELKKYIETKKKPNQCSTKGRNKNVLVALGRSCPVCYKSFATKANVRRHFDEVHRGLRRDSITPDIATKPGQPLFLDTVSAKKSFKTRKQKSSSKAEYNLTACKCLLCKRKYSSQIMLKRHMQIVHKITLSGKNSKREKGPNNTANGTEITVKVEPADSVEPSPPSIALSPQNELKGTNNSNEKKSTPSAQKNKLKQDAENPKSASKSTSKSTTKSTSKSTNASAAGGQQKNRKPKLSAGFDFKQLYCKLCKRQFTSKQNLTKHIELHTDGNNIYVKYYRCPLCSYETRRKRDVIRHITVVHKKSPRYLGKITASLEIRAIKKPIDLVLNKVTKRGPQRDETKQIVSKQDVTSNCPNKKYEGADVGIEVKVTKNFSLHRCNKCGKAFARKAFLEHHKKTHKANVSHSPEENKTKGRSTRSKAVVCLYFRMTN encoded by the exons ATGCCTCTGAGGGACAAGTGCTGCCAGACTGACCACCACCACCATGGGTGCTGCGAACCAG TGCATCTGCTGGAACCTGGTGATCCTCCATTATTGCAGCAGCCTCTGCAAACATCAAAATCCGGTATTCAACAAATCATTGAGTGTTTTCGATCAG GAACTAAGCAACTTAAACATATCTTGTTAAAAGATGTGGACACCATTTTTGAATGTAAATTGTGCCGGAGTCTCTTCAGAGGATTACCAAATTTAATTACTCATAAAAAATTTTATTGTCCTCCAAGTCTCCAGATGGATGATA ACCTCCCAGATATAAATGATAAACAGAGTCAAGCCATAAATGACCTCCTGGAAGCAATCTATCCAAGGGTAGATAAGCAAGAATATGTAATTAAATTGAGACCTATAGAAAGTAATCAGAATGCTGTTTTTCAATATGTATCAGGGACTGATAGCCCAGATGAGAACACAGAAAGTAGTGGTACTCCTGATCAAGCTCCAATACAGGTACAggaacccagcactgagcagccTAAGACTGTCTCAGTCTCAGCCCCAATCCCAGCAGGGGAGACTGTAGAATTACCTCCTGCTGATCCTGTTACAAATAAGGCGGTACCTACTCCTGAAGAAGAGCTTCCAGCAGTAAATCCTGAGTCGGACTCTGTGGATAATTCTGATTTCAGCCACCAGTTAATATGTTGCCTTTGTAGGAAAGAATTTCATTCCAGACGCAGTGTTCGCCGGCACATTCGAAAAGTGCACAAAGAAAAGATGGAAGAGCTAAAGAAGTacatagaaacaaaaaagaaaccaaatcaGTGCTCTACAAAAGGACGAAATAAGAATGTTCTTGTAGCATTAGGTAGAAGTTGTCCTGTATGTTATAAATCATTTGCTACAAAAGCCAATGTAAGGAGGCATTTTGATGAAGTTCATAGAGGATTAAGAAGGGATTCCATTACTCCTGATATAGCTACAAAGCCTGGGCAACCTTTGTTCTTGGATACAGTTTCTGctaaaaaatcttttaaaaccCGAAAACAAAAGTCGTCTTCAAAGGCTGAATACAATTTAACTGCATGCAAATGCCTTCTGTGCAAGAGAAAATATAGTTCACAAATAATGCTGAAAAGGCACATGCAAATCGTTCACAAGATAACTCTTTCTGGAAAGAActctaaaagagaaaaaggaccCAACAATACTGCCAAcggcacagaaataacagtaaAAGTTGAACCAGCAGATTCTGTAGAACCTTCACCCCCTTCCATTGCCCTTTCTCCGCAGAATGAATTAAAGGGAACAAATAattcaaatgagaaaaagagCACACCgtcagcacagaaaaataaacttaaacAGGACGCTGAAAACCCTAAATCAGCTTCTAAATCAACCTCTAAATCAACCACTAAATCAACCTCTAAATCAACCAATGCATCTGCTGCAGGTGGCCAGCAAAAAAACAGGAAGCCAAAACTTTCAGCTGGCTTTGACTTCAAGCAGCTTTACTGTAAACTCTGTAAACGCCAATTTACTTCTAAACAGAACTTGACAAAACACATTGAGTTACACACAGATGGAAATAACATTTATGTTAAATACTACAGGTGTCCGCTCTGCTCTTATGAAACACGTCGCAAACGTGATGTGATAAGGCATATAACTGTAGTTCATAAAAAGTCACCACGCTACCTTGGGAAAATAACTGCAAGTTTAGAAATTAGAGCAATAAAAAAGCCAATTGATCTTGTTCTAAACAAGGTGACAAAAAGAGGCCCTCAGAGGgatgaaacaaaacagattGTTTCAAAACAGGATGTCACCTCTAATTGTCCCAATAAAAAGTATGAAGGAGCTGATGTTGGCATTGAagtaaaagtaacaaaaaactTCTCTCTGCATCGATGCAATAAATGTGGGAAAGCATTTGCCAGAAAAGCTTTTCTAGAACATCATAAGAAAACCCACAAAGCAAATGTATCTCATTcacctgaagaaaataaaaccaaaggcAGAAGTACAAGATCTAAAGCTGTTGTCTg TTTGTATTTCAGAATGACCAACTGA